The following are encoded in a window of Phocoena phocoena chromosome 2, mPhoPho1.1, whole genome shotgun sequence genomic DNA:
- the LOC136119403 gene encoding protein canopy homolog 1-like, with product MNDYKLEEDPVIKEKNFKRFAPRKGDKIYKEFLKFYFYSDAYRHLKFACETIMEEYEDEMFSLMAQEAHYLADKLCSEKSGLCETSTNHSEL from the coding sequence ATGAATGACTACAAGCTTGAAGAAGACCCCGTGATTAAGGAGAAGAATTTCAAGAGATTTGCTCCAAGGAAAGgagacaaaatatacaaagaatttttaaaattctatttttattctgatGCTTACAGACATTTGAAATTCGCGTGTGAAACTATAATGGAAGAGTACGAAGATGAAATGTTCTCACTTATGGCCCAGGAGGCACACTACCTCGCTGACAAGCTGTGCAGCGAGAAATCAGGTCTGTGTGAAACTTCTACTAATCACAGTGAACTCTAG